A window of Selenomonas ruminantium subsp. lactilytica TAM6421 contains these coding sequences:
- a CDS encoding low molecular weight protein-tyrosine-phosphatase, with translation MKKILFVCHGNICRSTMAEFVMKELVRQAGLSDEIYVASAACRRDEIGSDTHYGTKAKLREEGIPFTPRKAVQITLDDYEKYDYIIGMDSENMRDLNRLTHGDPQRKICLLLELTGEDRDVADPWYTGNFDDTYTDVYKGCTALLEKIRTK, from the coding sequence ATGAAGAAGATACTTTTTGTCTGTCATGGGAATATTTGCAGATCGACAATGGCCGAGTTTGTGATGAAGGAACTGGTGCGGCAGGCGGGACTTTCCGATGAGATCTATGTGGCTTCGGCAGCCTGCCGCAGGGACGAGATCGGGTCGGATACCCATTATGGCACGAAGGCCAAGCTAAGGGAGGAAGGCATCCCCTTTACACCACGGAAGGCCGTGCAAATCACCCTGGATGACTATGAAAAATACGATTACATCATCGGTATGGACAGTGAAAACATGAGGGATCTGAACCGGCTGACCCATGGCGATCCCCAAAGGAAAATCTGCCTTCTGCTGGAACTTACCGGTGAAGACCGAGATGTGGCCGATCCCTGGTATACGGGGAATTTCGACGATACCTATACGGACGTATACAAGGGCTGCACGGCTTTGCTGGAAAAAATAAGGACAAAATGA
- a CDS encoding S1 domain-containing RNA-binding protein, whose translation MSIEVGSVLDGVVSGITNFGAFIELPEGKTGLVHISEVADEYVKDVHDFLAEKDKVKVKVVAIDEKGKIGLSIKQLQEKKAEAPAEAPARERSSFRAPRGNFGGRDFRKPNRYSATSASFEDKLSKFLKDSDERLTDLRRKTDSKRGGRGSRRD comes from the coding sequence TTGTCCATTGAAGTTGGCAGCGTGCTGGATGGTGTCGTATCGGGCATCACTAATTTTGGTGCATTTATTGAATTGCCAGAGGGGAAAACGGGACTTGTACATATTTCGGAAGTAGCAGATGAGTATGTAAAGGATGTCCACGACTTCCTGGCAGAGAAAGACAAGGTTAAGGTAAAGGTAGTAGCCATTGATGAAAAGGGCAAGATTGGCCTCTCCATCAAGCAGCTGCAGGAGAAAAAGGCCGAGGCACCAGCTGAAGCCCCAGCTCGTGAGCGTTCTTCCTTCCGTGCCCCCAGAGGCAACTTTGGCGGCCGTGACTTTAGAAAACCGAATCGTTACAGTGCTACTTCGGCTTCCTTTGAGGATAAGCTTTCCAAGTTCCTTAAGGACAGCGATGAGCGCCTGACGGACTTGCGCCGCAAGACCGATTCCAAGCGTGGCGGGCGTGGTTCCCGTCGTGACTGA
- a CDS encoding HU family DNA-binding protein, which yields MNKTELVANIAEKSGLTKKDAEKALGAFFESVQQALIEGDRVQLIGFGTFEVKERAARKGRNPQTGKEIEIPAAKNPVFKAGKALKDAVN from the coding sequence ATGAATAAAACTGAATTGGTAGCTAATATCGCAGAAAAATCCGGTCTGACGAAAAAAGACGCGGAAAAGGCTCTGGGTGCTTTCTTTGAAAGCGTGCAGCAGGCACTGATCGAAGGCGACCGCGTACAGCTGATCGGCTTTGGTACTTTCGAAGTGAAAGAACGCGCTGCTCGTAAGGGCCGCAACCCGCAGACGGGCAAGGAAATCGAGATTCCGGCAGCGAAGAATCCGGTGTTCAAGGCTGGCAAGGCTTTGAAGGACGCTGTGAACTGA
- the floA gene encoding flotillin-like protein FloA (flotillin-like protein involved in membrane lipid rafts), which translates to MSGLIGTGFLLVLIIAFIMVFLHFVPIGLWISALAANVRVGIMTLVGMRMRRVPPNKIILPLIKANKAGLDVAVNQLEAHYLAGGNVDKVVDALIAAHRAQIPLPFERSAAIDLAGRDVLEAVQMSVNPKVIETPVVSAVAKNGIELKIKARVTVRANIDRLVGGAGEPTIIARVGEGIVTTVGSSESHNDVLANPDDISKTVLGKGLDAGTAFEILSIDIADVDVGRNIGAELQTDQAEADKRIAQAKAEERRAMAVAKEQEMKAYTQEMEAKVVEAQAEVPHAMAQALREGKLGVMDYYNLNNVQADTDMRNAISTSSAGNKLQAPQAPVK; encoded by the coding sequence ATGAGTGGTTTGATTGGAACAGGTTTTTTGTTAGTCCTTATCATTGCTTTTATCATGGTATTCCTGCATTTCGTGCCGATTGGTTTGTGGATTTCGGCGCTGGCGGCCAATGTCCGAGTCGGCATCATGACTTTGGTTGGTATGCGGATGCGGCGGGTGCCGCCTAATAAGATCATCCTGCCTTTGATCAAGGCTAACAAGGCGGGGCTGGATGTGGCGGTCAATCAGTTGGAGGCCCATTATCTGGCGGGGGGCAATGTGGATAAGGTCGTGGATGCCCTTATCGCAGCGCACCGGGCGCAGATTCCTCTGCCTTTTGAGCGGTCGGCAGCCATTGACCTGGCCGGTCGTGATGTGCTGGAAGCGGTGCAGATGAGTGTCAATCCGAAGGTCATCGAGACGCCGGTGGTTTCGGCGGTGGCCAAGAATGGTATCGAGCTCAAGATCAAGGCCCGGGTTACGGTGCGGGCTAATATTGACCGCTTGGTGGGCGGCGCTGGCGAACCGACGATTATCGCCCGTGTCGGTGAAGGTATCGTCACGACAGTTGGTTCCTCGGAAAGCCATAATGATGTGCTGGCCAACCCGGACGATATTTCCAAGACGGTGCTGGGCAAGGGGCTTGATGCCGGTACGGCTTTTGAGATCCTCTCCATCGATATCGCGGACGTGGATGTAGGCCGCAATATCGGTGCGGAACTGCAGACCGACCAGGCCGAAGCTGACAAGCGCATTGCCCAGGCCAAAGCTGAGGAACGCCGTGCCATGGCCGTGGCCAAGGAACAGGAAATGAAGGCCTATACCCAGGAAATGGAAGCCAAGGTGGTGGAAGCCCAGGCGGAAGTTCCCCATGCTATGGCGCAGGCTTTGCGGGAAGGCAAGCTCGGGGTGATGGATTATTACAATCTCAACAATGTGCAGGCCGATACGGATATGCGCAATGCCATCAGCACCAGCAGTGCCGGCAATAAATTGCAGGCGCCCCAGGCTCCGGTAAAATAA
- a CDS encoding MGDG synthase family glycosyltransferase — MARKKFMILTASIGSGHIKAAEAVAEELQRQLPEAEIVTVDFMARATSFWHWLTKKIYLEMLNFVPNLYDVFYRLSSCKMGASCGKNMFAYFMLPVFRRLQREHQPDYVICTHPFPAETVSLWKEREHSDLPLSVVMTDYSLHQMWLCPGVNHYFMATKAMERGMLQQDFARETLHATGIPISRDLQFLPDKGEMRRQLGIAPERKVIMLMGGGLGLGGIGKNLQELEKIDQPLTLLVIAGRNEQLLQKVRNFAASSRHDMKVWGYTDEARKLMGASDLLITKPGALTISEAFALGTPLLLHDPIPGPETENAVYATRHGAAIWLHPGECLSPAVEELFAGDALPRMRQQALACARPLAGEEIVKIILQSAGFCEVNRE; from the coding sequence ATGGCCAGGAAAAAGTTCATGATATTGACGGCATCCATCGGCTCAGGACATATCAAGGCGGCAGAGGCGGTGGCAGAGGAGCTGCAGCGTCAGCTGCCGGAAGCTGAGATTGTCACGGTGGACTTTATGGCCCGGGCCACGTCCTTCTGGCATTGGCTAACGAAGAAGATCTATCTGGAGATGCTGAACTTCGTGCCCAATCTCTATGATGTATTTTACAGGCTTTCCAGCTGTAAGATGGGGGCCAGCTGTGGCAAGAATATGTTTGCCTATTTCATGCTGCCGGTGTTCCGCCGTTTGCAACGGGAACATCAGCCGGATTATGTCATCTGCACCCATCCCTTTCCGGCGGAGACGGTTTCCCTGTGGAAGGAGCGGGAGCATAGCGATCTGCCCCTGTCTGTGGTGATGACGGATTATTCCCTGCATCAGATGTGGCTCTGCCCCGGCGTGAACCACTATTTCATGGCCACAAAGGCCATGGAGCGCGGCATGCTGCAGCAGGATTTTGCGAGGGAAACTCTTCATGCCACGGGCATTCCCATCAGCCGTGACCTGCAATTCCTGCCGGATAAGGGTGAGATGCGGCGGCAGCTGGGCATTGCCCCGGAGCGCAAGGTCATCATGTTGATGGGGGGCGGCTTGGGCTTAGGTGGCATCGGGAAAAATCTGCAGGAGCTGGAAAAGATCGATCAGCCATTGACGCTTTTGGTTATCGCTGGCCGCAATGAACAGCTTCTGCAGAAGGTGCGGAATTTTGCCGCCAGCTCCCGGCATGACATGAAGGTCTGGGGCTATACCGATGAAGCCAGGAAACTGATGGGGGCATCAGACCTTTTGATCACCAAGCCGGGTGCGCTGACCATCAGTGAGGCCTTTGCTTTGGGGACGCCTCTGCTGCTCCATGATCCAATTCCGGGACCGGAAACCGAAAATGCTGTCTATGCCACAAGGCATGGAGCTGCCATATGGCTCCATCCGGGAGAATGCCTTTCGCCGGCGGTGGAGGAACTCTTTGCGGGGGATGCTTTGCCCAGAATGCGCCAACAGGCACTGGCCTGCGCCAGACCATTGGCTGGTGAAGAAATTGTGAAAATAATTTTGCAGTCGGCAGGTTTTTGCGAAGTGAATAGGGAATAA
- a CDS encoding methylglyoxal synthase produces the protein METIALIAHDKKKEDMLDFASHHKDLLAQFHLVATRTTGTLLKDKLGLDVETMMSGPLGGDQQIGALVATEKVQYVIFLRDPLTSQPHEPDINALLRLCDVHNIPLATNRKSGHILLEYAAKKLNS, from the coding sequence ATGGAAACGATTGCCTTGATTGCCCACGACAAGAAAAAGGAAGATATGCTGGATTTTGCCTCCCATCATAAAGATCTGCTGGCCCAGTTCCATCTGGTGGCGACCCGCACCACAGGCACCCTGCTCAAGGATAAGCTGGGGCTGGATGTGGAAACCATGATGTCTGGCCCCTTAGGCGGCGATCAGCAGATTGGCGCTCTGGTGGCCACGGAAAAGGTGCAGTATGTGATTTTCCTGCGTGACCCCTTGACCTCCCAGCCCCATGAGCCGGATATCAACGCCCTGCTGCGTCTCTGCGATGTGCATAACATCCCCCTGGCCACCAACCGCAAGAGCGGTCATATCCTGCTGGAATACGCGGCCAAAAAGCTGAACAGCTGA
- a CDS encoding histidine triad nucleotide-binding protein, whose protein sequence is MADCIFCKIANKEIPATVVYEDEQVLAFKDLEPQAPVHVLVIPKKHVASIAELKAEDKELAAHILVDVIPQIAREQKIDQSGFRVVANTGDEGGQTVKHLHFHLLGGRSMQWPPG, encoded by the coding sequence ATGGCAGATTGTATTTTTTGTAAGATTGCCAATAAGGAAATCCCTGCCACTGTGGTCTACGAGGACGAGCAGGTATTGGCCTTCAAGGATCTGGAGCCTCAGGCCCCGGTGCATGTGCTGGTGATCCCCAAGAAGCATGTGGCAAGCATTGCTGAGCTGAAGGCCGAGGATAAGGAACTGGCAGCCCACATTCTGGTGGATGTGATTCCCCAGATTGCCCGGGAGCAGAAAATTGACCAGTCCGGTTTCCGTGTGGTTGCCAATACTGGCGATGAAGGCGGCCAGACGGTCAAGCATTTGCATTTCCACCTCTTAGGCGGCCGTTCCATGCAGTGGCCCCCCGGTTGA
- a CDS encoding SDR family NAD(P)-dependent oxidoreductase, which yields MQDKRILISGGTSGIGLAAAKLFAAAGAKVALMGRDAERGERALAELATGKQAIFVPGDVSSLQDCQRAVKQVVERWGGLDVLVNSAGIYVEGALEDMTEAQVDDVLATNVKGTYYLSQAAVPHLKASRGNMVNVASDAGVHGNYYCSLYCASKGAVVLFTRALALELAGFGVRVNAIAPGDIMTPLTETQLQAAPDREQALREMASVYPLGRIGTPQEAAAAISFLASPAAGFITGTILHVDGGLTA from the coding sequence ATGCAGGATAAACGAATCTTGATTTCCGGGGGAACCTCGGGCATCGGGCTGGCAGCAGCCAAATTATTTGCAGCCGCAGGGGCCAAAGTGGCACTGATGGGCAGGGATGCTGAACGGGGCGAGCGGGCGCTGGCGGAATTGGCTACTGGTAAGCAGGCCATATTTGTGCCGGGAGATGTGAGCAGCCTGCAGGATTGTCAGCGGGCGGTAAAGCAGGTGGTGGAGCGCTGGGGTGGCCTTGATGTGCTGGTTAATTCCGCGGGCATCTATGTGGAAGGTGCCCTGGAGGATATGACGGAGGCACAGGTGGATGATGTACTGGCCACCAATGTGAAGGGTACCTATTATCTGAGTCAGGCAGCTGTACCGCACCTCAAGGCGTCTCGTGGCAATATGGTCAATGTGGCCTCGGATGCCGGCGTGCATGGCAATTACTATTGCAGCCTTTACTGTGCCAGCAAGGGGGCGGTCGTACTGTTTACCCGGGCGCTGGCTTTGGAACTGGCTGGCTTTGGCGTGCGTGTCAATGCCATTGCACCAGGGGATATCATGACGCCGCTGACGGAGACACAGCTGCAGGCCGCACCTGACCGCGAGCAGGCCCTGCGGGAGATGGCTTCCGTCTATCCCTTGGGCCGTATCGGCACGCCTCAGGAAGCGGCGGCTGCCATCAGTTTTTTGGCCTCGCCGGCGGCTGGCTTCATCACGGGCACGATTTTGCATGTTGATGGTGGTTTGACGGCCTGA
- the rpsU gene encoding 30S ribosomal protein S21 — MANEIKVGKNESIDSALRRFKRMSQKAGTLAEVRKREHYEKPSVRRKKKSEAARKRKFR, encoded by the coding sequence ATGGCAAACGAAATTAAAGTTGGTAAAAACGAATCAATCGATAGTGCTCTCCGCCGCTTCAAGCGTATGTCCCAGAAGGCTGGTACGCTGGCTGAAGTGAGAAAACGTGAACATTACGAGAAACCGAGCGTTCGCCGCAAGAAGAAATCTGAGGCAGCTCGTAAACGCAAGTTCAGATAA
- a CDS encoding NfeD family protein translates to MEAIINMPVLQMLLLVIMFLAVMVEIKTGGMGAGILLGLVAAGVFWGSQYVKGLVSLYQVAIFMGGIICIIVEMLLPTVGLLAGLGVAAMLYSVVLALGGDIQALYAMLISFVAAIVIFALIVKRLPSSRLWNKVVLKDESRSERGFVSAEPRQELLGAVGEVLTELRPSGSVRLNGKPVDVVSEGAFVPKGSQVQVVDVQGNRVVVRQV, encoded by the coding sequence ATGGAGGCGATTATCAATATGCCGGTGCTGCAGATGCTTTTGCTGGTCATTATGTTTCTGGCCGTAATGGTGGAGATCAAGACCGGCGGCATGGGAGCCGGGATTTTATTAGGGCTGGTGGCTGCCGGGGTATTCTGGGGCAGTCAGTATGTGAAGGGGCTGGTGTCCCTGTATCAGGTGGCCATTTTTATGGGCGGCATCATCTGTATCATTGTGGAAATGCTGTTACCCACGGTGGGGCTTTTGGCCGGTCTTGGCGTGGCGGCCATGCTATATAGCGTGGTGCTGGCTCTCGGGGGCGATATCCAGGCCCTTTATGCCATGTTGATTTCCTTTGTGGCCGCCATTGTGATCTTTGCGCTGATTGTGAAGCGGCTGCCATCCAGCAGGCTTTGGAATAAGGTGGTGCTCAAGGATGAAAGCCGCAGTGAGCGCGGCTTTGTGAGTGCGGAGCCGCGGCAGGAACTTCTCGGAGCTGTGGGAGAAGTGCTTACGGAACTGCGGCCTTCGGGGAGTGTACGGCTTAACGGGAAACCGGTTGATGTGGTTTCTGAGGGGGCATTCGTGCCCAAAGGCTCGCAAGTTCAGGTCGTTGATGTACAAGGTAATAGAGTTGTGGTTCGGCAAGTATAG
- the hpt gene encoding hypoxanthine phosphoribosyltransferase gives MLHEDIEKVVFSEEQIQNRIAEMAKQITEDYKDAKEEIYCVGILKGAVVFYTDLVRRLELPVRFDFMIASSYGNGTSTTGSVKILKDLDYDIEGKHLIVIEDIIDSGTTMNYLSKYFKERKPKSVKLCSLLSKPSRRVVEVPIDYCGFEVPDEFLVGYGLDYAEVYRNLPYIGVLKPEIYA, from the coding sequence ATGTTACACGAAGATATCGAGAAAGTTGTTTTTTCGGAGGAACAGATTCAAAACCGTATTGCTGAAATGGCAAAGCAGATCACGGAAGACTATAAGGATGCCAAGGAAGAAATCTACTGCGTGGGTATCCTGAAGGGCGCTGTGGTGTTCTATACGGATCTGGTACGCCGTTTGGAACTGCCGGTCCGCTTTGACTTCATGATCGCTTCGAGCTATGGCAACGGCACGTCCACCACGGGTTCTGTAAAGATTCTCAAGGATTTGGACTACGATATTGAAGGAAAACACCTGATTGTTATCGAAGATATAATAGACTCCGGTACGACGATGAACTATCTGTCCAAGTACTTCAAGGAGCGCAAGCCGAAATCCGTGAAGCTCTGCTCCCTGCTGTCCAAGCCGTCCCGCCGTGTGGTGGAAGTACCCATCGACTACTGCGGTTTTGAAGTGCCGGATGAATTCCTCGTGGGCTATGGCCTTGACTATGCGGAAGTTTACCGCAACCTGCCGTACATCGGCGTGTTAAAGCCTGAGATTTACGCCTAA
- a CDS encoding GatB/YqeY domain-containing protein translates to MSLKEQLTADMKEAMKNKEKDRLAVIRMVRGAIRQQEIDGQKELGEDDVIAVISKEVKMRRDSIEEFQKGGREDLVEKTQAEIDVLMPYLPAQLSEEEVKELVKAAVEQTGAATPKDMGKVMGVLMPKVKGRADGKMVNNIVKSFLQG, encoded by the coding sequence ATGTCGTTGAAAGAACAGCTTACCGCTGATATGAAAGAAGCCATGAAGAACAAGGAGAAGGATCGCCTGGCCGTAATCCGCATGGTACGTGGTGCCATCCGTCAGCAGGAAATCGACGGACAGAAGGAACTGGGCGAGGATGATGTCATTGCCGTAATCAGCAAGGAAGTCAAGATGCGTCGCGATTCCATCGAGGAATTCCAGAAGGGCGGCCGCGAGGATCTCGTGGAAAAGACTCAGGCAGAGATCGATGTGCTGATGCCGTATCTGCCGGCCCAGCTTTCGGAAGAGGAAGTCAAGGAATTGGTCAAGGCCGCTGTGGAACAGACTGGGGCAGCCACGCCGAAGGATATGGGCAAGGTCATGGGCGTGCTCATGCCTAAGGTCAAGGGCCGTGCCGATGGGAAGATGGTCAACAATATCGTCAAGAGCTTTTTGCAGGGTTAA
- a CDS encoding SAM-dependent methyltransferase, whose translation MAKITVLGLGPGHAGLITRESWTIMEQARNLILRTKIHPTVEALDKAGMKYTTYDGFYEEAADFESLYRGIATDLLKKAEEVGELVYVVPGSPLVAERTVVLLRDMAKDTSVEVDIRPGMSFVEVMYTRLGIDPVEGLTILDALDIETLREAPAQSLIVTQVYSQPIASDAKLMLMDLYPDEYEITYIHNLAMEDESIRQIPLYELDRQLDLDHLTSLYIRPLQKKSAE comes from the coding sequence ATGGCAAAAATAACTGTATTGGGCTTAGGCCCCGGCCACGCCGGCCTGATTACCCGGGAGAGCTGGACAATCATGGAACAGGCCCGGAACCTGATCCTGCGGACGAAGATCCATCCCACAGTGGAGGCTCTGGATAAAGCCGGTATGAAGTATACGACCTATGATGGCTTTTACGAGGAAGCGGCGGATTTTGAAAGCCTCTATCGGGGCATTGCCACCGACCTGCTGAAAAAGGCTGAGGAAGTGGGCGAGCTGGTCTATGTGGTGCCCGGCAGTCCCCTGGTGGCAGAGCGCACGGTGGTACTGCTGCGGGATATGGCCAAGGACACCTCTGTGGAGGTGGATATCCGCCCTGGCATGAGTTTTGTTGAGGTCATGTATACCCGCTTAGGGATAGATCCGGTGGAGGGGCTGACCATCCTCGATGCCCTGGATATTGAGACCTTGCGGGAAGCGCCGGCCCAGTCCCTGATCGTCACCCAGGTCTACAGCCAGCCTATTGCCTCGGATGCCAAACTCATGCTGATGGATCTTTATCCCGATGAATATGAGATCACCTATATCCATAATCTGGCCATGGAGGATGAGTCCATCCGTCAGATTCCCCTGTATGAGCTGGATCGCCAGCTGGATCTGGACCATCTGACCAGTCTCTATATCCGTCCTTTGCAAAAAAAATCAGCGGAATAA
- a CDS encoding FtsB family cell division protein: protein MKARRERRGINWFALIMLAIIVYFSSILISQQVYLSQAADDYAAAKARLEAAQKENEALKEETRQLNELGYIEKIAREELGMTRAGELPYSTGHK from the coding sequence ATGAAAGCAAGACGGGAAAGACGGGGAATAAACTGGTTCGCCCTGATCATGTTGGCGATCATTGTTTATTTTTCCTCCATCCTCATCTCTCAGCAGGTCTACCTGAGCCAGGCGGCCGATGATTATGCGGCAGCTAAGGCAAGGCTCGAGGCTGCTCAAAAGGAAAATGAGGCCTTGAAGGAAGAGACGCGGCAGCTCAATGAGCTCGGGTATATCGAGAAGATTGCCCGGGAGGAACTGGGGATGACCAGGGCAGGGGAACTTCCCTACAGCACCGGTCATAAATAA
- the tilS gene encoding tRNA lysidine(34) synthetase TilS, with product MVWHKLEALCKGCFCSLLPKGARILAACSGGADSMALLDILWRLAPRFQWQVAVAHYEHGIRGEASLADARFVADFCQKRRIPCFVEHGDVPGAAAENSHTLEQAARDLRYAFLQRICREKGFGYIATAHHADDQAETVLMRILRGTGVKGLGAMRPYSGDEILLVRPLLGASKAEIMAYCEQAGLAFREDATNSVADCTRNRLRLELLPQLQRDYNPEIRRSLCQLAEVAAETSDFLQSEVNRYWQDAAYVRQGDWALSQKTVAGLHPALQRGLIRRLWAEVTGSALDLSYVQTERLRSLLLTGQTSSQQELSHHYVARLAYGYLQIDKSKPDRQADQSKSDQSEVAVPGMTSWGEWILQGEWRKPDGHKTLPHELYLDPANFSEPLVLRTRRPGDFMQLPGGRKKLKKLLIDDKIPQEERDRLLLLAAGSEIIWMIGRRRSARCLQGVADYHKILYLRIEKRGN from the coding sequence ATGGTCTGGCATAAATTGGAAGCACTCTGCAAAGGGTGCTTTTGTTCTTTACTGCCGAAGGGGGCTAGGATCCTTGCGGCCTGCTCCGGCGGCGCCGATTCCATGGCCTTGCTGGATATCCTTTGGCGGCTGGCGCCGCGCTTTCAATGGCAGGTGGCTGTTGCGCATTATGAGCATGGTATCCGGGGGGAAGCGTCCCTGGCTGATGCCCGTTTTGTGGCGGACTTCTGCCAAAAGCGCCGGATTCCCTGTTTTGTGGAACATGGGGATGTGCCCGGGGCAGCCGCAGAGAATTCCCACACCTTGGAACAGGCTGCGAGGGACCTGCGCTATGCTTTCCTGCAGCGCATCTGCCGGGAAAAGGGCTTTGGTTATATCGCCACGGCCCATCATGCCGATGATCAGGCGGAAACCGTGCTGATGCGGATTCTGCGGGGCACTGGTGTCAAGGGACTGGGGGCGATGCGTCCCTATAGCGGAGACGAGATTCTCCTTGTGCGCCCGCTGCTGGGGGCAAGCAAGGCAGAAATCATGGCTTATTGTGAGCAGGCAGGATTGGCATTCCGGGAGGATGCCACCAACTCTGTGGCGGACTGTACCCGCAACCGCCTGCGGCTGGAATTACTGCCACAGCTGCAGCGGGATTATAATCCGGAAATTCGCCGTAGCCTTTGTCAGCTGGCAGAGGTGGCGGCTGAGACAAGCGATTTCCTGCAAAGTGAAGTGAATCGTTACTGGCAGGATGCTGCCTATGTGCGGCAGGGAGACTGGGCGCTCAGCCAGAAGACTGTGGCCGGCCTTCATCCTGCGTTGCAGCGGGGCCTTATCCGCAGGTTATGGGCAGAGGTTACAGGTTCAGCCCTTGATCTGAGTTATGTGCAGACGGAGCGCTTGCGCAGTTTGCTGTTGACCGGACAGACTAGCAGCCAGCAGGAACTGTCCCATCATTATGTGGCCCGGCTGGCCTATGGCTATCTGCAGATTGACAAGTCAAAACCTGACCGTCAGGCTGACCAGTCAAAATCTGACCAGTCAGAAGTGGCAGTTCCCGGTATGACCAGCTGGGGAGAGTGGATTTTGCAGGGGGAATGGCGGAAGCCTGATGGGCATAAGACGCTTCCCCATGAGCTTTATCTGGATCCGGCCAATTTCAGTGAGCCACTTGTCCTGCGTACTCGCAGGCCGGGGGATTTCATGCAGCTTCCCGGAGGACGCAAGAAGCTAAAGAAACTGCTGATCGACGATAAGATCCCGCAGGAGGAGCGGGACAGGCTGCTGCTTTTGGCCGCAGGCAGCGAGATAATCTGGATGATTGGCCGCCGGCGCAGTGCAAGATGCTTGCAGGGCGTTGCGGATTATCATAAAATTTTGTATCTCAGGATAGAGAAGAGAGGAAATTAA